In Stomoxys calcitrans chromosome 2, idStoCalc2.1, whole genome shotgun sequence, the following proteins share a genomic window:
- the LOC106093564 gene encoding callisulfakinin → MYQQHRIRLSMVFFAYAAFCLFWIPMTLARNVDNTKNEIHDGLSGNFGKTNNQLNTPGSPGYYAAKRSLHSLLFGPREYQPKAHGKTSANMDLVDFLLEYEDDDRNKRFDDYGHMRFGKRGGEEQFDDYGHMRFGRSI, encoded by the coding sequence ATGTACCAGCAACACCGAATTCGTCTCTCAATGGTTTTCTTTGCATATGCCGCCTTCTGCTTATTTTGGATACCCATGACTTTGGCAAGAAATGTGGACAACACTAAGAATGAGATTCACGATGGCCTATCGGGTAACTTTGGAAAAACCAACAACCAATTAAACACTCCTGGTTCACCCGGATACTATGCAGCAAAAAGAAGTCTTCACTCCTTGCTATTCGGTCCCAGAGAATACCAGCCCAAGGCTCATGGCAAAACTTCTGCCAACATGGATTTGGTGGACTTCCTGCTGGAATATGAGGACGACGATAGGAACAAGCGTTTCGATGATTATGGGCACATGCGATTCGGCAAACGTGGCGGAGAGGAACAGTTCGATGACTACGGACACATGCGCTTTGGCAGAAGCATTTAA